The Lactobacillus sp. ESL0680 genome has a segment encoding these proteins:
- the casB gene encoding type I-E CRISPR-associated protein Cse2/CasB, protein MEYDYAIRKVTAKIIDELYDDGNLDRAALASLRSAATITSQRAQNVLPLLMKHLPEQFLSKNGEPTSGEIAVFAAVRFYAIHQQGRDESVYGDSAENKIKKADGVSLFSALAKLRADEDVKVALARRIQPLLATNNINSVINSLTHLVEILKASNQTSKIDYPLLAQDLYDFQKNYHSAGKVRLSWGEQYFKVANSNKEIEGE, encoded by the coding sequence ATGGAATATGATTATGCAATAAGAAAAGTAACAGCTAAAATAATCGACGAACTTTATGATGATGGTAATTTGGACAGAGCTGCTTTAGCAAGTTTGCGAAGTGCTGCAACGATTACAAGTCAACGGGCACAGAATGTTTTGCCATTATTAATGAAACATTTACCAGAACAATTTTTGAGTAAAAATGGTGAGCCAACTAGTGGTGAAATTGCGGTTTTTGCTGCGGTACGTTTTTATGCGATTCATCAGCAAGGCAGGGATGAATCAGTTTATGGTGATTCTGCAGAAAATAAGATTAAAAAAGCTGATGGTGTAAGCTTGTTTTCCGCGCTTGCCAAATTAAGAGCGGATGAAGATGTTAAAGTGGCTTTGGCTCGACGCATCCAACCGTTATTAGCCACAAATAATATTAATAGTGTGATTAATTCGTTAACGCATTTAGTAGAAATCCTAAAGGCCAGTAATCAAACATCAAAGATTGATTATCCTTTATTAGCTCAGGATTTATATGATTTTCAAAAAAATTATCATTCTGCTGGCAAAGTTCGCTTGTCATGGGGCGAACAATATTTTAAAGTAGCTAACTCGAATAAAGAAATTGAAGGAGAATAA
- a CDS encoding type I-E CRISPR-associated protein Cse1/CasA: MIEKNFNLVTDSWLKVIDQQTGREQKVSLIELFKNAQNYRQLAGEMRAQDLAVMRLLLAILTTVYSRFDADGQPYEWLENGTEKFLSDATIIKFYPKSRIKQTVVKTWQKLYQKGQFTDIVIKYLEHYSDKFAFFGEHPFYQVTKAEYDELVPANKVVAKGTGTVAVKQINRRISESNNTPALFAPKAGESKNQIAVDELVRWLITYQNFTGVTDKTKIKADDKFSVSPGWLYKLNPVFAQGKTLFETLMLNLVLFGQEEPAPQRPVWEYSSAKEYIAERKKNLLPNNIAELYTSWSRILHIEWNEDGVPTIFSAGLPKIVSDNAMIEPMTVWKYDKKTAAYRPAVRGLQSLGKAMWRNFGNYVNANKAHNNSEPGVVVWLRLLKGQTAIPRDKLLTLASVDLIDDGNATSQSPVAEVVDDMSINADVLFDEDSENCWPAQIEAMIKETQIVGTYFWQFARDVGEIRGFKDNSLKEFANRLSSKFYYGLNQPFKDWLAGLTNQDEHGEKLLLWEKQLRKHAFIEAQKVMDTSSSRDQKGIFTDKGLRNIFTINDYFRYRVNTMFKKE, from the coding sequence ATGATTGAAAAAAACTTTAATCTAGTTACAGATTCTTGGCTTAAAGTAATCGATCAACAAACCGGTCGAGAGCAAAAAGTGTCTTTAATTGAATTATTTAAAAATGCCCAAAATTACCGGCAATTAGCTGGTGAAATGCGAGCACAAGATTTGGCAGTTATGCGACTGTTATTAGCAATTTTAACAACGGTGTATTCGCGTTTTGATGCAGATGGCCAACCTTATGAATGGCTAGAAAATGGTACCGAGAAATTTTTGTCAGATGCTACGATAATTAAATTTTATCCTAAGAGTCGTATTAAACAGACAGTAGTAAAAACTTGGCAAAAGTTATACCAAAAAGGTCAATTTACAGATATTGTCATTAAGTATTTAGAGCATTACTCTGATAAATTTGCTTTCTTTGGCGAACATCCTTTTTATCAAGTGACCAAAGCTGAATATGACGAATTGGTGCCAGCCAATAAGGTAGTCGCTAAAGGTACAGGAACAGTAGCAGTTAAGCAAATTAATCGCCGGATTTCTGAAAGTAACAATACACCTGCACTTTTTGCACCAAAAGCTGGTGAAAGTAAAAACCAAATTGCAGTTGATGAATTGGTTAGATGGCTGATTACGTACCAGAATTTTACGGGTGTAACTGATAAAACCAAGATTAAGGCTGATGATAAATTTTCAGTTTCACCTGGTTGGCTGTATAAGTTAAATCCGGTTTTTGCTCAAGGTAAGACGCTCTTTGAAACTTTAATGTTAAACCTAGTCTTATTTGGTCAAGAAGAACCGGCACCTCAAAGACCGGTCTGGGAATATTCAAGTGCAAAAGAGTATATTGCTGAACGCAAGAAAAATCTTTTACCAAATAACATTGCAGAATTGTATACAAGTTGGTCACGAATTTTGCATATCGAATGGAATGAGGATGGCGTTCCAACCATCTTTAGTGCAGGATTACCAAAAATCGTCAGTGATAACGCAATGATTGAACCAATGACTGTCTGGAAATATGATAAAAAGACAGCGGCTTATCGGCCAGCAGTCAGAGGATTGCAGTCATTAGGTAAGGCAATGTGGCGCAACTTTGGTAATTACGTTAATGCTAACAAGGCTCATAATAACAGTGAGCCAGGAGTTGTTGTTTGGCTTCGTTTACTTAAAGGGCAGACAGCAATTCCACGTGATAAATTATTGACACTGGCATCAGTGGACTTAATTGATGATGGTAATGCGACATCGCAGTCACCAGTCGCTGAAGTTGTTGATGATATGAGTATTAATGCCGATGTTCTTTTTGATGAAGATAGTGAAAATTGTTGGCCAGCACAAATTGAAGCAATGATTAAAGAGACCCAGATAGTTGGCACATACTTTTGGCAGTTTGCTCGGGATGTTGGTGAAATTCGCGGATTTAAGGATAATTCACTTAAGGAGTTTGCTAATCGCTTAAGTTCCAAGTTCTATTATGGGTTAAATCAGCCGTTTAAAGATTGGCTTGCAGGATTAACTAATCAAGATGAGCATGGGGAAAAGCTTCTTCTTTGGGAGAAACAGCTCAGAAAGCATGCTTTTATTGAAGCCCAGAAGGTTATGGATACCAGTTCATCACGCGATCAAAAAGGAATTTTTACCGATAAGGGTCTGAGAAATATCTTTACGATTAACGATTACTTTAGATATCGGGTTAATACAATGTTCAAAAAGGAGTGA